The sequence CAAGGGTCCGATGGAGGACATTTCCATTCTGTGCTCAGGGACCCAGATCCATTGCAAGGCCAGGGTGCTAGTTCACCCACCAGCCCCCAGtgaggcaaaaaaataaataaataagggacttccctgccagtccagtggttaatattCCACACTTCTACCACAAGGGGCACATGTTCAATatctcatcagggaactaagatcctgcatgctgcatggagTGGCCAaaaataactaactaaataacatttttaaatgagattgtAGATGAGAAAGTAGATTCATAAACCCAAGTTGCTTCAAGCACACTTAAAGTTTTCTCATAAGCAGATCAAACACCTGTTTTTAGgctaatatttaaattaaaaatcacattttaagtgGTGAgtacggaggtttgtgacattgtacagtagacagggagcaagaccgtccccaagaaaaagaaatgcaaaaaagcaaagtggctgtccgaggaggcctcacaaatagctgtgtaaagaagagaagcgaaaagcaaaggagaaaaggaaagatatacccatttgaatgcagagatccaaagaatagcaaggagagatatgaaacccttcctcagcgatcaatgcaaagaaatacacgaaaacaatagaatgggaaagactagagatctcttcaagaaaattagagataccaagggaacatttcatgcaaagatgggctcaataaaggacagaaatggtatggacctaacagaagcagaagatattaagaagaggtggcaagaatacacagaagaactatacaaaaaagatcttcaccacccagataatcatgaaggtgtgatcactcacctagagtcagatatcctggaatgtgaagtcaggtgggccttaagaaacatcactatgaacaaagctagtggaggtgatggaattccagttgagctatttcaaatcctgaaagatgatgctgtgaaagtgctgcactcaatatacccgtatatttggaaaactcagcagtggccacaggattggaaaaggtcggttttcattccaatcccaaagaaaggcaatgtcaaagaatggtcaaactaccgcacaattgcactcatctcacacactagcaaagtaatgctcaaaattctccaagccaggcttcagcaatatgtgaaccgtgaactttcagatgttcaagctggttttagaaaagccaaaggaatcagagatcaaattgccaacatctgctggatcatggaagaagcaagagagttccagaaaaacatctatttctgctttattggctatgccaaagcctttgactgtgtggatcaataaactgtggaaaattcttcaagagatgggaataccagaccacctgacctacctcttgagaaagctacatgcaggtcaggaagcaacagttggaactggacatggaacaacagactggttccaaataggaaaaggaatacgtcaagtctgtgtattgtcaccctgcttatttaacttatatgcagagtacatcatgagaaacactgggctggaagaagcacaagctggaatctagattgcagggagaaatatcaataacctcagatatgcagatgacaccacccttatggcagaaagtgaagaagaactaaagagcctcttgatgaaagtgaaagaggagagtgaaaaagttggcttaaggctcaacattcagaaaacgaagatcatggcatctggtcccatcacttcatagcaaacagtggaaacagtggctgactttatttttctaggttccaaaatcactgcagatggtgactgcagccatgaaattaaaagacacttgctcctttgaaggaaagttatgaccaacctagacagcatattaaaaagcagagacattactttgccaacaaaggtctgtctagtcaaggctatggtttttccagtggtcacatatggatgtgagagttggaccataaagaaagctgagcgctgaataattgatgcttttgaactgtggtgttggagaaaactcttgagagtcccttggatggcaaggagatccaaccagtccatcctaaaggagatcagtcctgggtgttcattggagggactgatattaaaactgaaactccaatactttggccaccagatgcggaaagctgactcatttgaaaagaccctgatgctgggaaagactgagggccggaggagaaggggacgacagaggatgagatggttggatggcatcaccaacacaatggacatgggtttgggtgaactctgggagttggtgatggacagggaggcctggcgtactgcagttcatggggtcacaaagaattggacacgactgagcgactgaactgaattcagtgACACCTGGCTGGCAGCCCTGCCCACTACAAACTCAGTATTGATCTGAATTTGCCCTGTGCTGCAACCTTGTAACCTCCCCCCTCATCACAGCCTGGAGCAGCAGAGCAGCGCTTTCACCCTCAAACACAGCCAGTCACAACACCACACTGAGACTGCCAAAGTGGACATGTGGGTTGGTAGATGGGGGAGGATGTTCAGTTGGGGGCAGATGGATGCATGGGTGCATGGACAGCTGGATGCCAAGTGGACAGAAGGCTGGGTAGATAGATGGATAGTGGTGGTTGGAGGCTGGTGGCCTAAGGGACAGAGTGGGTGCATAATTGTGGATGGCTGGATGGGCAGATGCTGGGTGGGCAGACCTGAGTTGATTTCTGCCTGAGCCTGCCCACAACTGCTAAGGTCAGCTGGGGCCTGTCCTTCCCCTGTGCCCTCCTTGCCCCCTCAGCCCAGCTTGGCCAGGGAACTTCAGGGACCAGCAGGGACATTGAAGAACTGATAGAACAGCCCTGTCAGGCTCTAGAACCTTCTGTGGGGCTATGTAACAGGCGATCTTTGACCCTCACAGCCTCCATCTCCCCCCCTAGCCTCCCTGAGACCACCCAGGCAGGAAGCCACCCAGGGAGGGGGCTGCAGGTGACATCCAGGGTCCTCCAGCACCAGAGTTGAGTGGGGCATCTGAAGTGGGGGAGGGGTTCCAATGACTCAGCCCTGCCCCAGGGCTCTAGCTCACGCCAAAGAAAATTCATGAGGCCCCCAACTGACCAGTGATGCTAGCAAGGGGAGCTGGCCAGGCAGGGTACAGGGGTCCTGGGGGAATAGGTGTCTCCCGGGGCCAGGGCACTGGCCTCTGGACACGCTGCTCAGCCAGGTCCCCCGCCGAGCCCTGAGGTCATCCTGGGAGCAAGGAGGGGGCTACAGTGTCTGACCTCCGGCGGTGACAGGACCCTTCATGGAAAGGAGGCTTCCAGCAGAGGCCACTGAGGACTTCCTCTGTGCAGGGGGCAATGCTGGGAAGTGGGGACCAAGAGCAGGAAGCCCAGGGTAGGGGGTACAGCCAGACTATCAGCCCCCCTGGCAGCGGCTTCCATGGGCTCAGTCACCCAGGGGCAGAAGCAGATGTCCCTGGAGCAGCCTAGGAGTAGGGTTCAGTCTTCCATCCCCTCCCCCTGGTGCTGGCTCTGCTCCTCCAGGCACCTGCCCATccctttcctcccccacccctactcTGTCTCAGTGTCTCCACCCTTTCCTGTCCCCCATTTCTGCCCAGAACCTTCTTCTTCTGTTGAGCCCACCTGTCCCTTCCTCATGGTTCCCTCCATTGATGCCCTGGTCATTGTGTCCCCTTTAGCACTGCCCTCTGATCACTGCAGGCATCTTTAACCCAAGGGTTCTTCGTTCACACAGGCAGAGGCTTGGAGCTGGAGGGGCCAAgcagtgggggggtggggagggggcagcaggcCCACGCCTTGCAAGGACCTTGGCTGCCAGGACAGCAGGAAGCCAGGTCAGGGGCTGGGAAGAGACCCATTTACCAGGCTGGCTGCCCCCCACCCGGGTTAAGTGCCCAGCTTCCCGAGAAGGGCCCAAACCTCCGGCCTGAGGAGGGACCGCACCTCGGAGCCTCCTTCCTGTGAGGCCTTTCCCGGCACCAGGGGTAGGGGGGATGGGGCCAAAGAGCCAGACTCTGGGTTCACACACCTGGGCCCTCCGAATCTCAGCTTCCATCCCCTGATGCCAGGCCCCGCCAGcctgacccccagccccagccccccagcctcaCCCTCCAACCCTTGGACCACCAAGCCTCAGCCTCCTTCTTCTGTCTCCAGCCCTCTACAGCCACCTCATCAGCTCACCCCAGCCCCCAGTCCCCCCAGCTTCAGCTCCTCCTCTGCCCCTAGTCGCCCAGCCTCAGCTCTCCGTAGCCCACAGCCCCTCAGCCTcagcccctcctctgcccccagcccctcagccTTAGCTccccctctctgcctccagtcCCTGAACTTGGGCCCCACGTTCTGCCTCTGACAATTAAGATGTTGAGAAGAgggcattccctggtggtccagtggctaagactctgtgctcccaatgtaggggcctgggttcatccctggtcagggaactagatccatcTGCTGCAACTAAACATCCAGCAGCCGCAAAGAAGACGGAAGATGCTGagagccacaacaaagaccccCGCACAGTCAAATaagttaactaaaaaaaaaaaaaaaaagatgctgagaACACAGATGGGCAGAGCTGATAGTGCTTAGAAACTGGCATCTCCCAGCAGGTCCTCTCACTCTGAagtcagggaaactgaggcacaagtcACACCTAAAGTCAGGCGGGGTTGGGTGGCAGCCAGGACACTCCAcccttttcctcctctgtgcCTGCTGTGCTCAGAGTCTGGGGTCACAGCACAGGCCACAGTAGacaaccgcccccccccccccgcgcccccGGCCATTCCCAGTACAGGGGGGATATGACATCAGCCATTTGACCTCTCTAAGGACTTGGAGGAAGTGGGGGAGGAGAAGCTGGCTGGGGCGCTTCCCACTCAGGAGGCTGCGCCTGGACACAGCCCAGCAGAGAAGGCACGTGCTAGGTCCGGAGGCTGCCAAGTGCCCAGGCTCCAGCCGCGGCCTGAAGTTGGGTTTTTTCCCTCTGCCGCGGGGCAGCCGTGGAGTGTCTGCATGCTCAGAGGGTGTTTCTAAATCCACTCTGGTGCCCGGCGGTGAATGGCCTTGAGGGAACCCAGGACCAGGCTGAGGGTGGTCTACACAACGGAAAGGGCAGACGGATTCAGGCGTTGGGGACACGAGGCTCTCGGGCCTGGCTGATTGCTGTGGGTCCCCTCCCAGGCGTCTCTTCGGAAGACGCTCCGTGGCCCCGGGCTCCCATCCCGCCTGCCCGTTAGGCGCACGGGAGACAAGCTCAGAGGTGGGTAGTGCGGTGTCTTAGGCATCGCGGACCGCAGCCCCATCACCCCCAAGAGACCCCACCACCCCCACAACATCCTCACCCCTGGggacctccccccgccccgctcctCCAGGACCCCTCTCCCGGAGGTCCGCCGCAGGAGAACCCCAGCACTGCCGCCCCAGCTCCCAGGAGACTGCTCCCCACCGCCCCCGCGCGGCCGCTCCGGGTAGTGAAGACCGAGAGTGGCGCGACGGCGCGAACCTGGCGCCAACCACAGGCCTGGCTCTTCTGCCGTcagccctctcctgcctccatctTCCGAGGTTGCGTTTCTAAAAGCGAGGCCTGGAACCGGTCCAGGCCTTCTGCCCTCCTGTTCCTACTTCGGCCGCTACCCTACCCCGCCCCCGCACCTcttgcccccagcccctgcccctctgTCGCCTCCAGGGTCGTCTGGGGTCAGAGTGGGAAACCCCCTCGGGAAACCCCCGGGGAGAAGCTGGAGGAGGGGAAGCGGGGTCGCGGGGTCGCGGGGCGGCGGGAAGGAGCCCAGGACGCCACTATTTAAGCCACCGCCCCCACGAGCAAGGGACAGAGCCTGGCCGAGCATGGAGCGGGGCCGCGCCCTCCTGCTTCCCCTCCTTCTGGGGCTGCTCCAGCCTGGCCGCGGTGAGCGGGAGGGGCCGCAGACGCGCGTGCGGAGGTTGGGGAGGTGATGGGGGACCCCACGTAGgggccagggaggaggaggagggcgggGCTGAGACCTCGGTCGCCCGCAGGTGGGCCGCTGGAAGTGGATCCACCTGAGAGCCAGGTGGCGATGGCCGTGGGAGAGTCGCGAAACTTCACCTGCCGCATGACCTGTGCGGACGGCAGGGCGGCCTCGGTGCTGTGGCGGGGCCTGGACACCAGTCTGGGCGCCGTGCAGTCCAGCGCGGGCCTCAGCGTCCTGTACGTGATCAACGCCTCGCTGTCTGCGGCGGGGACCCGCGTGTGCGTGGGCTCCTGTGGGGACGTGGTCCTCCAGCACCGGGTGCGGCTCCTGGTATTTGGTgagcccccgcccctccccgcgccTCTGCGCACTCGAGGCCCCGGCAGGCAGCCCTGCTTTCCCTCCGTCCCCTGGCCACCTCCACCTGGAACGTTTCCCGGATTGCCCACCACGTCCCCGCTCATAGCCGCCTCGCTGGTCCTCCAGAGTCGCTCTGCAGTCCCGGTTCTCCGCGCATCCCTCTCCCCCATCCACCCTCGATCCTCCAGGACCTCACCCCCTGCCGTTTCTGCTCTGGACTCGCTCTGACACCTTACATTCTACCCACACAGGCTGTGGTAGTGGATCTCCCCTGTCCCCGTGGCCCAGCAGTCTCCAGGAACCCCAGACCCCTTCCATACCCCCTCCTCCGGGCACAGCCCTAAACCTCCCAGCTCAGCTCATtgtctcctccccttccctaCAGCCTTCCCTGACCAGCTGAGTGTATCCCCTGAGGCCGTAGTGCCAGGGAGGGACCAGGAGGTGGCCTGCACGGCCCACAACGTCACACCTGCTGGCCCTGACACCCTCTCCATGTCCCTGCTCCTGGGGGGTCGGGAACTGGAGGGAGTGGAAGCCTTCCCGGATATGACTGAGGAGCCCCAGGAAGGCGAGGACCCGCTGTTCCAAGTGACCCAGCGCTGGCTGCTGCCCGCCTCAGAGACCTCCAGCCTGCACACCCTCCACTGCCAGGTGACCATGAGGCTGCCCGGCCTGGAGCTGACCCGCCACCGGAGCATTCCAGGTGAGCCTGCGCCCGCAGGGAAGTGAACAAGGTCACACTGCCCAGCACCTGAGTCCCTGGTGAGCCCTGGGTGGCTGCCCAGCCACTCGTTGGGAGTCCTGGCTCCTCCCTGTGCCCGCTGGGTCTGCACCTGGACAGGTCCCGCACCACCAGCTGGAGGGAAAGTCACCTTCCATCCTTCACCTGGGCCCCAGCGGCAGCCAGGGGGCTACTTCTCactagttcattcattcaacagatttgCAGTGCACCTGCCCTGAGCCAAGCCCACCAAGGTGctgcccctcctctgcccacagccctccggggctcccacctccctctagGTGAAAGTCCAAGCTGGCTGCACCCACCCACAGGGCCCTGCACACCTGCCCTatccccctcccttcttccccttcACTCACACTGCAGTTCCTCCCACACTTCAGGGACAgtgctgccccagggcctttgcatcgCTGTGCCCTCCATGGGAATGCTCTTCCCTATAGCTCCCCAACCCCCCTCAGATCTCCTTCCCATTGAGGTCTCCTGCCCAGTGAGGTTTGCCCTGATCTTCCTGCCCAAGAGGTCcctccacccacacacacacaggcctctTCTCTTCCCCTGTTGAATGTTTCTTGACACCTTTTATCAACATCCGACTCGTgtgcttgctttttctatcatctgTCTCCCGTGCTGTTGGTTTCACTAAGATAGGAATGTGTTCATGGCTGTGTCCCCAGAGGCTAAACCAGTGCCCAGTGCATGTAGGTGTTCAGTAGATAcatcctgaatgaatgaatgactgaataactGTTATCCTGGGGGACTGGCCCATAGTAGGTGCAcaataaatgcttgctgaatgcaaaaatgaaaacatttaatgtgggtcctggcacacagtaggtggtcAGTTCACGTCAGAGGTTACTGTTTAATTTGCTCTCATCTGGGACAACCCCGCCCATATCACCAAGCCTGTGGTAGCCTCTCACCAAGCAAGCACAGACTGGTTCTCTGACAGGGCACCCCAAAACTCACATTAATGACTGGAGTCCTGGGGGCCTGGAAGGTTTGGCTCAGGTGAACTGAGGTAAgggaagtggggtggggtgggaagaccCTCAGTCTCTCATCTGCACCACAAGGTGGGGCAGAAAGAAACTGCAGAAAGAAAACTCAGGCCCGTCCTTGTTCCTTAGGCgggccctccctcccctccttccctcctcccctcctcccctcctccccccttaGCCCCATAATAATAAAATCCAATGCCCGAATCACTCTGCAGCCCAGCCCCTAGATGAGAGTCCCTAGGGGCTCTCATGTCTCTTAACAGATTTAGACACTCACTGgtgtggggggggcggggcatGTCAGACCCCAATCCCGCCCCTACCCACTGGGATACCCTGCAATTCATCCAAGTGAAGGACAGGGCTTGGAGCAGATCAGGTCCAACCATGTGttccaggaggagagagggaggtaggagaggggCCTGGGCAGCAGGTAGAAAACAAACGGCTgctgccttttccagtcctgcagggCCTGACCTCCCCGGAGCCCCCCACCATCACCTTCTCAGAGCCCCCCACCATGACCCCAGCAAAGCGCAGCATCACAGCATCTCCGGAGCCCACTGATACAACCACCCCAGAGCCCTTTGTCATGAAGCCCCCGAAGCCCCCCATCAACACCTCCCCCGAGCTGGCCTCCACCTGCAGCCCCACAAGTCCTGGCCCCACGCCCAGGAACAGCTCCACCAGGCCGTGCCTCCCGGAGATCCACCAGTtgtcagcatcaggggctttggAGCTGCTGTGCGAGGTGCCCTGTGGTCCTGGCATGGCCGTGCGCTGGACCCAGGCCCCTGGCGGGCTGGAGGCCTACGAGACGCGGGAGGTGGGGGCCCAAGCTTGGCTGAGCAGCAGGAGCATGCTGTGGTCCGGGTGCCATCCTGAGGGCTGGTTCCAGTGTCGCCTGGACCCTGGGGGCCACACAGCCAACCTGTATGTGGTCCCGGAAATCTGTGAGTTTTGGGGCTgcaggggcctgggagggaggggaacCTTGTGTCCAGGCCTTAGACAAGGAGTGCCCTGCTAGTCAGCCTGTGTCCTCAGCTgtctagtgggcttccctgacccTTTAAGGGTCACAAGTCACAGCTGCCTGCATGGCGATAACTAAGTTTCAGGGACCCTGCAGCTGTCACAGCATTTTGTAAACCCTATAAACTCAATGGACTGAGACAGCCTGTGGAATAGAAACAAGACACAGACACATCAGTAACTTCAGTTTTTCTGGAAGCCACATTCAGgatggaaaaaaagtaaaaataagtttGATGCTATATCATCAAACCCAATATATCTCAAatgttatcatttcaacatgcagTCTATTAAAAAGCATGACTGAAGTTTGTTTTCCGACTAAGTCTTCAAAATGCAATGTGTGTTTGACATGGACAGTGCTGTCCACCCAGACTGGTCACACTTCAAATGCAGCTGCGGTGAGGGGCCCCTCACTGGACtgcccactttaaaaaaaatatttatatggcgcttatttacttggctgtatctggttttagttgcagcttgcaatatctttagttgtggcatgtgggatctagttccctgaccagatatggaacctgggtcccctacactgggagtgcagaggcttagccactggaccatcaggaagttcCTGGACTGCTCACTTCTAACTACAAGGTCCTATGTACCTTTCCAAAGAGTTTCTCTAAAGGCCTTTGggggctttcctgttggctcagatggtaaagaatcggcctgcaatgcaggagacccaggtttgatctctgggtcagaagatcccctggagaagggaatggcaacccactccagcattcttgcccactccagcattccatggacagaggagcctggtgggctacagtccatggagtcagacacagagtcagacacaactgagtgactaaacacacaaagGCCTTTGGCTAGTCCAGGGATTTTTGTACATTTCACAAAGGTGTTTTAAACTGTTAAGTCCTTTGTACAGTTTCAGGGAACCTGGTCTGTGAGCCCTTAGCAGGCTTTGCCAGGCTGCTCCCCAAGCCTGAAGAGGGCTGCAGGATTCCAGATGCCTCTCTCTCCAGGCTCCCCGACAATGTCAGCTGCCCTGTGGACCAGCAGCTTGGCGCTGGGGCTCCTTCTCCTGGTGTTCCTCACCTACCGCCTGTGGAAACGCTGCCAGCCCACAAGCTGATGACCTGGGcctcacacccccaccccacgtaGACCACACGAAGGGAGACTTTCCTTCTACTCGGTTGTGACTAGAAGATGTGGGCAGCATTCTGGACAGCAGGCGGTGACCGAGGGCTCCCTACCCTGATGGCCGGCACATCCAGACTCCCCAGCTGGCTGGGTGTCCCTTCCGTGGGCCCCTGGGAAGCCGACCCTCCACGGGGCAGAGCTGGAGAATAAAGAGCATCTAGTCTGACCTTAGTGGTTTCTGTCCTGGTCCCACGACATGGGAATCCTCCACACAGCTCCAACCATCCTCTGCTCTAGGTGACTCCCCCAGAGAGGCAAGGAAGGACAGACACCACTGCAACCCCACGTGGCCAGGGCTGGGGGAAGGAGGCGTGTATTCTGCCTGGGGCCCCTCCCTGCCTGTGGGAACCCTGAAGCTTAAagagtaactgctgctgctaagtcgcttcagacgtgtcccactctgtgcgaccccatagacagcagcccaccaggctcccccatccttgggattctccaggcaagaacactggagtgggttgccatttccctttccaatgcatgaaagtgaaaagtgaaagtgaagtctttcagtcgtgtccaactctttgcgaccccatggactgcagcctaccaggctcctccgt is a genomic window of Ovis canadensis isolate MfBH-ARS-UI-01 breed Bighorn chromosome 5, ARS-UI_OviCan_v2, whole genome shotgun sequence containing:
- the MADCAM1 gene encoding mucosal addressin cell adhesion molecule 1, whose amino-acid sequence is MERGRALLLPLLLGLLQPGRGGPLEVDPPESQVAMAVGESRNFTCRMTCADGRAASVLWRGLDTSLGAVQSSAGLSVLYVINASLSAAGTRVCVGSCGDVVLQHRVRLLVFAFPDQLSVSPEAVVPGRDQEVACTAHNVTPAGPDTLSMSLLLGGRELEGVEAFPDMTEEPQEGEDPLFQVTQRWLLPASETSSLHTLHCQVTMRLPGLELTRHRSIPVLQGLTSPEPPTITFSEPPTMTPAKRSITASPEPTDTTTPEPFVMKPPKPPINTSPELASTCSPTSPGPTPRNSSTRPCLPEIHQLSASGALELLCEVPCGPGMAVRWTQAPGGLEAYETREVGAQAWLSSRSMLWSGCHPEGWFQCRLDPGGHTANLYVVPEICSPTMSAALWTSSLALGLLLLVFLTYRLWKRCQPTS